Proteins from a genomic interval of Gavia stellata isolate bGavSte3 chromosome 13, bGavSte3.hap2, whole genome shotgun sequence:
- the DMXL2 gene encoding dmX-like protein 2 isoform X2 produces MHLHQVLTGAVNPGDNCYSVGSVEDIPFTAYGSGCDIVILANDFECVQIIPGAKHGNIQVSCVECSQRQGRIAASYGNAVCIFEPLGINSHKRNCQLKCQWLKTGQFFLSSMTYNLAWDPQGNRLLTATDFLQLWAPPSSDILEEDEDDDPDNQIKDDKVVPVLNDWKCVWQCRTAVSVHLMAWSPDGEYFATAGKDDCLLKVWYPMTGWKSSLLPQENEEKKKCYGVVHFSFVYLAHPRAVTGFSWRNISKYMPRGLVCNVLLTSCLDGICRLWAETLLPEDTLLGEQICETSTSSISSTISQSGKQKDKIQHALETIHHLKNMRKGQRRSSVLVTHTDVLPDQQGTHEVQRHISHHANALCHFHIAASINPTTDIPSVLAGTAFNIDEGNGGFVVHWLNNKEFNFTSSIEVFMQHLRKISEQQLEQDFDVEVEEEEEMEEKERGLHMKLDHDLSIDRESETGTGTGSSEHEDGEREGSPKTSLLAGPCMPLPTVLLDRKIELLLTEWNRNPDMLFTIHPIDGTFLVWHVKYLDEYTPGIFRQVQVSFSSRIPVAFPSGDASSLSKNIMMYACPVFVKDNSNAVHQKTMDFPDKTLANKRPSFAQDSANVNIISPIVMMISKHIDGSLNQWAVTFADKSAFTTVLTVSHKFRYCGHRFHLNDLACHSVLPLLLTSSHHNALLTPESDSSWDSDRINRRMDPIKHVKGSSRQQLKNAATRTFHDPNAIYSELILWRVDPIGPLSYTGGVSELARINSLHTSAFSNVAWLPTLIPSYCLGTYCNSASACFVASDGKNLRLYQAVVDARKLLDELSDPESSKLIGEVFNIVSQQSTARPGCIIELDAITNKCGSNTQLLHVFQEDFILGYKPHKEDVEEKETEIFFQPSQGYRPPPFSEKFYLVVIEKDSNGCSVLQMWHLHLKSVQACLAKSTEATLSENKLNVPEQKTVDSSPDISPGISPIPRSSSIANLQTASKLILSSKLVYSQPLDLPVGVEVIRATPSAGHLSSSSIYPVCLAPYLIVTSCSDNRVRFWRCTVETDLNSKNEERETYHWRKWPLMNDEGEDNSSTVSIVGRPVAVSCSYTGRLAVAYKQPIQHNGFVSKEFSMHVCILECESTGGSEWVLEQTIHLDDLVKVGNVLDSRVSVDSNLFVYSKSDAFLNKDKYLVPNIKHLVHLDWVSKEDGSHILTVGVGANIFMYGRLSGIVTDQISSKEGVAVITLPLGGSIKQGIKSKWVLLRSIDLLSSVDGTPSLPVSLSWVRDGILVVGMDCEMHVYAQWKHAVKFGDGESDVFTTEDSTTQDPLKTSLIAKKTSVIDGAGIVDDVFGTPTVIQDGGLFEAAHVLSPTLPQYHPTQLLELMDLGKVRRAKAILSHLVKCIAGEVAIVKDTEAGEGTGPKRHLSRTISVSGSTAKDTITAGKDGTRDYTEIDSIPPLPLYALLAADQDATYVSEETPKIPQGSKDHAKRKTEDQYSDLFQIQPVTTEDFIDFEPEKKESKSKVINLSQYGPTYFGREHASVLSSHLMHSSLPGLTRLEQMFLVALADTVATTSTELDENRDKNYSGRDTLDECGLRYLLAMRLHTCLLTSLPPLYRVQLLHQGLSTCHFAWAFHSEAEEELINMIPAIQKGDPQWSELRAMGIGWWVRNINTLRRCIEKVAKASFQRNNDALDAALFYLAMKKKAVVWGLFRSQHDEKMTAFFSHNFREDRWRKAALKNAFALLGKQRFEQSAAFFLLAGSLKDAIEVCLEKMEDIQLAMVIARLYESEFETSVTYTSILYEKILGCSKDGAGFSCTKLHSDPFLRSIAYWIMKDYTRALDTLLEQTPKDDDENPVIVKSCNPVVFSFYNYLRTHPLLIRRYFSSPEGTLATLGLKTEKSFVDKINLIERKLFFTTANAHFKVGCPVLALEVLSKIPKVRKKSTVAAEKDSSSPPIQAGVSDSKALRDGAGSGDTDWSKPISTSFALENTVESSAQFDWSQPAVKFDDEPLTLDWGEDKNGSDEEDKDVGIMMKNSKSDSKNEEDDERTSDTNIPQTPHGEICDAGDTEVDVIAEQLKFRACLKILMTELRTLATGYEVDGGKLRFQLYNWLEKEIAAMHEICNHDAGGKDYCKTYTKVNGDLLDHDDIMDKPDICSYERHQIERRRLQAKREHAERRKWWLQKNQALLRVFLSYCSLHGAQGGGLASVRMELKFLLQESQQETTVKQLQSPLPLPTTLPLLSASIASTKTVIANPVLYLNNHIHDILYTIVQMKSPPHPNIEDVKVYTLHSLAASLSASIYQALCDSHSYSQTEANQFTGMVYQGLLLSDRRRLRTESIEEHATPNSSPAQWPGVSSLINLLSSAQDEDQPKLNILLCEAVVAVYLSLLIHALATNSCNELFRLAAHPLNSRMWAAVFGGGVKLLVKPRRQSENIPAPPLPSEEMDKHRRRFNMRMLVPGRPVKDSTVPPPVPAERPSYKEKFIPPELSMWDYFMAKPFLPLSDSGVIYDSDESIHSDEEEDDAFLSDVQIQEHKDANSYSWALLHLTMVKLVLHNVKNFFPIAGLEFTDLPVTSPLGIAVIKNLEHWEQILQDRMDQFEGPPPNYINTYPSDLGVGTGPAILRNKAMIEPENTPFKSKDYSALPAKRLWHFLVKQELLQETFIRYIFTKKRKQSESVEDRVEQVKQNCVAEDHKNKVEADLGYPGGKAKIIHKESDMIMAFAINKANSNEIVLASTHDVQELDISALLAAQSFIWIGEEYDRESKSSDDIDFCGSTTTLTQSTAPSFGMNQIQPSSSMPWLGSGQTSTGAGVLIKRNLNNVKRMASHPVHQYYLTGAQDGSVRMFEWTRPQQLVCFQQAGNARVTRMYFNSQGNKCGVADGEGFLSIWQVNQTTSNPKPYLSWQCHSKTTSDFAFITSSSLVATSGQSNDNRNVCLWDTLVSSGNSLIHAFTCHDHGATVLQYAPKHQLLISGGRKGCICIFDIRQRQILYNFQAHESAVKALALDPSEDYFVTGSAEGNMKVWRLTGYNLIHSFKNEHAKQSIFRNIGAGVTQIETVQGNRIFSCGADGTLKMRVLPNAFNVPSGIFDIL; encoded by the exons agaaaagaaaaagtgctaTGGGGTTGTCCACTTCTCATTTGTTTATTTGGCACATCCTCGAGCAGTGACAGGATTTTCATGGCGTAACATTAGCAAGTACATGCCCAG GGGTTTGGTCTGTAATGTGTTACTCACATCATGTCTTGATGGCATCTGTCGGCTGTGGGCAGAGACGTTGTTACCAGAAGATACTCTTCTCGGTGAGCAGATCTGTGAAACTAGCACTTCCAGCATTAGCAGCACCATCTCTCAATCTGGAAAGCAAAAGGACAAAATACAGCATGCACTAGAG ACAATCCACCATttgaaaaatatgagaaaaggACAAAGGAGATCTTCAGTTCTTGTTACCCACACAGATGTATTGCCAGATCAACAGGGTACTCATGAAGTTCAGCGTCACATTTCACATCACGCAAATGCACTTTGTCACTTCCATATAGCAGCCAGCATCAACCCTACTACAG ATATTCCGTCAGTCTTGGCCGGAACAGCTTTTAATATAGATGAAGGAAATGGAGGCTTCGTTGTTCACTGGTTGAATAacaaagaatttaatttcacaTCCTCTATTGAAGTATTTATGCAGCATctaagaaaaatttctgaacAACAACTAGAACAAGATTTTGATGTTGAGgttgaagaggaagaagaaatggaagaaaaagagagaggttTACACATGAAATTAGATCATG aCTTGTCTATAGATAGAGAATCAGAGACAGGGACTGGTACAGGCTCTTCAGAACatgaagatggagaaagagaggggagCCCCAAAACATCTCTACTAGCAGGCCCATGCATGCCTCTTCCAACAGTTTTGTTAGATCGGAAAATTGAGTTGCTTCTAACTGAATGGAACAGAAATCCAGATATGCTTTTTACTATCCATCCTATCGATGGTACCTTTTTGGTGTGGCATGTGAAATATTTAGATGAATACACTCCAGGCATCTTTCGACAAGTTCAG gtTTCGTTTTCTTCTAGGATTCCTGTTGCATTTCCTTCAGGAGATGCTAGTTCCCTTAGCAAAAATATTATGATGTATGCTTGCCCTGTCTTTGTAAAAGATAACAGTAATGCTGTACATCAGAAGACAATGGACTTTCCAGATAAGACTCTAGCAAATAAACGACCAAGCTTTGCCCAGGACAGTGCAAATGTGAATATAATTTCCCCCATAGTAATGATGATTTCCAAACATATAGATGGCTCTCTAAATCAGTGGGCAGTTACTTTTGCTGATAAATCAGCTTTCACTACTGTGCTAACTGTATCACATAAATTTAGGTACTGTGGTCACCGTTTTCATCTCAATGATCTAGCTTGCCATTCTGTTTTACCATTACTGCTAACATCTTCTCATCATAATGCTCTATTAACTCCTGAATCAGACAGttcctgggactctgacaggATAAACAGAAGAATGGATCCTATTAAACATGTGAAAGGTTCTTCTAGACAGCAACTTAAAAATGCAGCAACCCGTACATTCCATGACCCAAATGCAATCTATAGTGAGCTCATTCTGTGGCGTGTAGACCCTATAGGACCTTTGTCATACACTGGAGGAGTATCTGAACTGGCTCGAATTAACTCTCTTCATACCTCTGCTTTCTCTAATGTGGCCTGGCTTCCAACACTTATTCCCAGCTATTGCCTTG GTACATACTGCAACTCTGCTAGTGCTTGCTTTGTTGCATCTGATGGCAAAAACCTGAGACTTTATCAAGCTGTTGTAGATGCACGAAAACTTCTAGATGAATTATCAGACCCTGAATCATCG AAACTTATTGGGGAAGTGTTTAACATTGTGAGCCAACAATCTACTGCTCGACCAGGATGCATTATTGAACTCGATGCAATAACTAACAAA TGTGGCTCAAACACACAATTGCTTCATGTTTTTCAAGAAGACTTCATTTTGGGTTACAAACCACATAAGGAAGAtgtggaagagaaggaaactgaGATATTTTTCCAGCCATCACAAG GGTATCGTCCACCACCTTTCTCAGAAAAGTTCTATCTAGTAGTAATTGAAAAAGATAGTAATGGCTGCTCTGTTCTTCAGATGTGGCATCTTCATCTCAAATCTGTGCAAGCCTGTTTGG caaAATCAACTGAAGCTACTTTATCAGAGAATAAGCTTAATGTACCTGAGCAAAAGACTGTGGATTCTTCTCCAGATATATCACCTGGCATAAGTCCCATTCCACGATCTTCATCAATTGCTAATCTTCAGACTGCTAGTAAACTCATTCTGAGCTCCAAACTTGTGTATAGCCAACCTCTGGATCTTCCTGTTGGTGTAGAAGTAATAAGAGCAACTCCTTCAGCAG GTCACCTGAGTTCTTCATCAATATACCCAGTCTGTCTTGCACCTTATTTAATAGTAACATCATGTTCAGACAACAGAGTGCGGTTCTGGAGATGTACTGTAGAGACAGACctaaacagcaaaaatgaagaaagggaaaCATACCATTGGAGAAAATGGCCTTTAATGAATGATGAGGGAGAAGACAACAGCAGTACAGTGAGCATAGTAGGAAGGCCAGTTGCCGTTAGCTGTTCTTACACAGGACGTCTTGCAGTAGCATACAAACAACCCATACAGCATAatggttttgtttccaaagaatTTTCCATGCATGTTTGTATACTTGAATGTGAGTCTACTGGAGGATCAGAATGGGTTTTGGAACAGACAATTCACCTGGATGATTTAGTTAAGGTTGGAAATGTACTTGATTCAAGGGTCAGTGTAGATagtaatttatttgtttacagTAAATCAGATGCTTTTTTGAATAAGGACAAATACCTGGTGCCCAATATCAAGCATTTGGTACATTTGGACTGGGTATCAAAAGAAGATGGTTCACATATATTGACAGTTGGAGTTGGTGCCAACATCTTCATGTACGGAAGACTTTCGGGAATTGTAACAGATCAAATTAGCAGCAAAGAAGGAGTAGCTGTCATTACTTTACCACTAGGTGGTAGCATAAAACAAGGTATAAAGTCAAAGTGGGTGTTGCTTAGATCAATTGATTTGCTGTCATCTGTAGATGGCACGCCTTCACTGCCTGTTTCTCTGTCCTGGGTGAGAGATGGTATACTGGTAGTGGGAATGGACTGTGAAATGCATGTTTATGCCCAGTGGAAACATGCTGTCAAGTTTGGTGATGGAGAAAGTGATGTTTTTACTACTGAAGACTCAACAACACAAGATCCACTCAAAACAAGCTTGATAGCGAAGAAGACCAGTGTAATTGATGGGGCAGGTATTGTGGACGATGTTTTTGGCACTCCAACTGTAATTCAGGATGGTGGCCTTTTTGAAGCTGCTCATGTTCTTTCACCTACTCTACCCCAGTATCATCCAACCCAATTATTAGAACTTATGGATCTGGGTAAAGTTCGCCGAGCCAAAGCCATTCTATCACATTTAGTTAAATGTATTGCAGGAGAAGTTGCAATAGTTAAAGACACggaagctggagaaggaactGGTCCTAAACGCCATCTTTCTCGCACCATTAGTGTAAGTGGTAGTACTGCAAAGGATACCATCACAGCTGGAAAAGATGGTACACGAGACTACACAGAGATAGACTCAATTCCCCCACTGCCATTGTATGCGCTGCTTGCTGCAGATCAAGATGCCACTTATGTTTCTGAAGAAACTCCTAAAATACCTCAGGGCTCTAAAGATCATGCtaagagaaaaacagaggatCAGTACTCAGATCTATTCCAGATTCAGCCTGTTACAACTGAAGACTTTATTGATTTCGAGCCTGAAAAGAAGGAGAGTAAATCCAAAGTTATCAATCTGTCACAATACGGTCCGACTTACTTTGGCCGAGAACATGCTAGTGTCCTTTCAAGCCACCTGATGCACTCAAGTCTGCCAGGCCTCACTCGACTGGAGCAGATGTTCCTTGTAGCTTTGGCAGACACTGTAGCCACGACAAGCACTGAACTAGATGAGAACAGAGATAAGAATTACTCAG GAAGAGATACCTTAGATGAATGTGGCTTACGATATTTGTTGGCTATGCGCTTGCACACCTGCCTTCTGACATCACTCCCACCTCTGTATCGAGTTCAGCTGCTTCACCAAG GCCTATCTACTTGCCATTTTGCATGGGCTTTTCATTCTGAGGCTGAGGAGGAGTTGATCAATATGATTCCTGCTATCCAGAAAGGAGACCCACAGTGGTCTGAATTAAGAGCCATGGGTATTGGTTGGTGGGTCAGGAATATCAACACACTCCGAAGGTGCATTGAGAAG GTTGCAAAAGCTTCATTCCAGAGGAATAATGATGCCTTAGATGCTGCACTTTTTTACCTTGCCatgaagaaaaaggcagtggTGTGGGGTCTGTTTAG GTCCCAGCATGATGAAAAGATGACTGCCTTTTTCAGCCACAACTTCCGTGAAGATAGATGGCgcaaagctgctttaaaaaacgCTTTTGCTTTGTTGGGAAAACAACGCTTTGAACAatcagctgcatttttcttgctaGCAGGTTCACTGAAAGATGCTATAGAG GTGTGCCTTGAGAAAATGGAAGACATCCAGTTGGCTATGGTTATTGCTCGTTTATATGAATCAGAGTTTGAAACCTCTGTCACATACACCTCCATTCTTTATGAAAAGATTTTGGGTTGCAGTAAGGATGGAGCTGGGTTCAGCTGTACTAAATTGCATTCTGATCCATTTCTGAGAAGCATTGCATACTGGATAATGAAAGATTATACTAGAGCACTGGACACGTTATTGGAACAAACACCTAAAGATGATGATGAAAACCCAG TTATCGTCAAGTCATGCAATCCTGTGGTATTCAGTTTTTACAATTATCTTCGGACCCACCCATTGCTCATCCGAAGATACTTCAGCTCGCCAGAAGGGACTTTGGCCACCTTAGGTCTAAAAACTGAGAAAAGCTTTGTTGATAAAATTAATcttatagaaagaaaattattcttcacTACTgcaaatgctcattttaaagtGGGCTGCCCTGTACTAGCTCTTGAAGTCCTTTCCAAAATTCCTAAAGTAAGAAAAAAGTCTACTGTAGCTGCAGAGAAAGATTCATCTAGTCCTCCAATACAGGCTGGTGTTTCAGATTCCAAAGCTCTAAGAGATGGTGCTGGAAGTGGTGATACAGACTGGTCAAAGCCAATTTCGACTTCCTTTGCTTTGGAGAATACTGTTGAATCTTCAGCACAATTTGACTGGAGTCAACCAGCAGTAAAATTTGATGATGAGCCACTTACTCTTGATTGGGGTGAAGACAAAAATGGGTCAGACGAGGAGGACAAGGATGTTGGTATAATGATGAAAAACTCAAAATCTGATTCTAAGAATGAAGAAGATGACGAAAGAACCTCAGACACTAACATCCCACAAACACCACATGGGGAGATTTGTGATGCAGGAGACACTGAGGTTGATGTTATTGCTGAACAACTGAAGTTCAGAGCCTGTTTGAAGATACTTATGACTGAACTGAGGACTTTGGCTACAGGTTATGAAGTAGATGGAGGAAAGCTAAGATTTCAGCTGTACAACTGGCTTGAAAAAGAGATTGCTGCTATGCATGAAATATGCAACCATGATGCAGGGGGCAAAGACTATTGTAAAACATATACCAAAGTAAATGGGGATCTACTTGATCACGATGATATTATGGATAAGCCAGATATTTGTTCGTATGAACGGCACCAGATAGAAAGACGTAGGTTACAAGCAAAACGAGAACATGCTGAAAGACGAAAGTGGTGGCTGCAGAAGAACCAAGCTCTTCTAAGAGTTTTTCTGAGTTATTGTAGTCTTCATGGGGCACAAGGTGGTGGTTTAGCATCTGTAAGAATGGAGCTGAAGTTCTTGCTGCAAGAGTCACAGCAG gaAACTACTGTAAAACAACTTCAGTCTCCACTTCCATTACCCACAACACTACCGTTGCTTTCTGCAAGCATAGCATCCACAAAAACTGTGATAGCTAATCCTGTGCTGTATTTAAACAACCACATCCATGATATTCTTTACACTATTGTGCAGATGAAATCACCACCACATCCTAATATTGAAGATGTCAAG gtgTACACACTTCATTCTTTAGCAGCTTCACTTTCTGCATCCATTTATCAAGCACTATGTGACAGCCACAGCTACAG TCAAACAGAAGCAAATCAGTTTACAGGGATGGTTTATCAAGGACTGCTTTTGAGTGATCGACGCAGACTGAGGACAGAAAGTATTGAAGAGCATGCAACTCCAAACTCATCACCTGCTCAGTGGCCTG gtGTAAGTTCACTTATAAATCTGTTAAGTTCAGCTCAGGATGAAGATCAACCAAAGTTAAACATCTTACTTTGTGAAGCTGTTGTAGCTGTCTACCTGAGTCTCCTTATACACGCCCTTGCAACCAATTCATGTAATGAATTATTTCGACTAGCAGCCCATCCTTTGAACAGTCGAATGTGGGCTGCTGTTTTTGGTGGAGGAGTGAAACTTCTTGTAAAACCTCGAAGGCAGTCAGAAAATATTCCAG CACCACCTCTTCCATCAGAAGAAATGGATAAACATCGCCGTCGTTTTAATATGAGAATGCTAGTGCCAGGAAGACCCGTAAAAGATAGCACTGTACCACCACCTGTACCTGCGGAAAGACCCTCTTACAAAGAAAAGTTTATCCCTCCAGAACTCAGCATGTGGGACTATTTTATGGCAAAG CCATTTCTTCCTTTATCAGACAGCGGTGTTATATATGATTCTGATGAAAGCATTCACAGcgatgaggaagaggatgatgCTTTCCTCTCTGATGTACAGATCCAGGAACACAAAGATGCCAATTCTTACAG CTGGGCTCTTCTGCATCTGACAATGGTAAAATTAGTTCTGCACAATGTTAAGAACTTCTTTCCCATTGCTGGTCTGGAATTCACTG aTCTGCCTGTAACATCACCATTGGGCATTGCTGTAATAAAAAATTTGGAACACTGGGAGCAGATTCTTCAAGATAGAATGGACCAGTTTGAAGGCCCACCACCAAACTACATCAATACTTATCCTAGTGACCTTGGTGTAGGTACAGGACCAGCTATTCTCCGCAATAAAGCAATGATTGAACCTGAAAACACACCATTCAA ATCAAAGGATTATTCAGCTCTTCCAGCAAAAAGGCTCTGGCACTTTCTTGTGAAGCAAGAACTTCTTCAGGAGACTTTCATAAGATATAtattcacaaagaaaagaaagcaaagtgaG TCTGTAGAAGATCGTGTGGAGCAGGTCAAACAAAACTGCGTAGCAGAAGATCACAAAAACAAG GTTGAAGCAGATCTTGGCTACcctggaggaaaagcaaaaatcatTCACAAAGAATCAGATATGATAATGGCATTTGCCATTAATAAG GCAAACAGCAATGAAATTGTTTTGGCATCCACACATGATGTTCAAGAACTTGATATTTCAGCTCTACTGGCTGCTCAGTCATTTATATGGATCGGGGAAGAATATGACAGAGAGTCCAAAAG TTCTGATGATATTGACTTCTGTGGTTCTACCACAACACTAACTCAGTCAACTGCACCGTCTTTTGGAATGAATCAGATACAACCATCTTCATCTATGCCATGGTTAGGCAGTGGTCAAACTAGCACTGGAGCTGGCGTG cttattaaaagaaatctgaataaCGTCAAGAGAATGGCTTCACATCCAGTCCATCAGTATT ATCTTACAGGAGCACAAGATGGTAGTGTTCGAATGTTTGAATGGACAAGGCCACAGCAATTGGTATGCTTCCAGCAGGCTGGGAACGCCAGGGTTACAAGAATGTATTTCAATTCCCAGGGCAATAAG TGCGGTGTTGCTGATGGTGAAGGATTTCTAAGTATTTGGCAAGTAAACCAAACCACCTCAAATCCTAAGCCCTATCTG agTTGGCAGTGCCACAGTAAAACCACAAGTGACTTTGCATTTATAACCTCTTCGAGTCTAGTTGCTACATCGGGACAGTCCAATGATAACAG aaacGTGTGCCTCTGGGACACTTTGGTTTCATCTGGTAACAGTCTTATACACG CCTTCACTTGTCATGATCACGGTGCCACAGTACTTCAGTATGCACCTAAACATCAACTGCTAATTTCTGGAGGTAGGAAAGGATGTATCTGCATCTTTGACATCAGACAGAGGCAGATCCTTTACAACTTCCAAGCACATGAATCAGCTGTTAAGGCCCTTGCACTGGATCCTTCTGAGGACTATTTTGTTACAGGGTCAGCAGAAGGTAACATGAAG GTGTGGAGACTGACTGGCTATAATTtaattcattcatttaaaaatgaacatgCTAAGCAgtccattttcagaaatattggTGCTGGTGTCACCCAGATTGAAACTGTGCAAGGCAATCGTATCTTCTCCTGTGGAGCAGATGGCACGCTGAAAATGAGGGTTCTTCCCAATGCTTTCAATGTACCTTCAGGCATTTTTGACATTCTGTAG